A genomic segment from Aspergillus chevalieri M1 DNA, chromosome 7, nearly complete sequence encodes:
- a CDS encoding uncharacterized protein (COG:S;~EggNog:ENOG410QDZ4;~InterPro:IPR012337,IPR036397,IPR013103,IPR001584, IPR043502;~PFAM:PF07727;~go_function: GO:0003676 - nucleic acid binding [Evidence IEA];~go_process: GO:0015074 - DNA integration [Evidence IEA]), which produces MESNSVVSAMKGDKLKDSPQWRNWFARVKLFARQKKVWDLVNPQIEEDYLEQPMRKPKRPQYPEGGSESVKREWRDRLDIYKLDLAEWEQQAKGLDAVNEWIITNLDPIHHASLLDYETPYERLVYLTTRFARSNAYEEDIRAQWKWFSSSPPRKGVDINHWLADWNTLREQAVSLDLPEVKSANKDFLRAVKDVLPTWWQAKYESIIMNHEDWETRDLIENFRGFYQEMVPQKPTSTISKASFSTFQDFEEAETDQLQKPPQKQGNKPPIPKRWCPCGNRGHKPWLCYIINEAIRPQGWTVQKAKKQKVDKALKDDPQWKDWIETKVKENNERQQKEEKPNESANSALPSQISFFTSTDIAALNSAPESFQDLRSRWILDNASSMHVCNDRSRFVTYTSTSSSLKTGDSTTRVEGLGTVKLQGVDPTTGKEKAITLSNALYSPGFHTNLVSYGALKKKGGRWDEDGDCIRDPNGTPVVSLKPIDSLNLWAFDIPYTAAGHAHAVRKSEQPLVAEAPAEIWHRRLGHVAPQVIQKAADMVDGVKIKGELPDSTAPESTETSICEVCKLSHAPRQISRRPIGQTFGWCGRIHFDLVQFSPGYNGHQWMTHFYVEGIRFHWLYTHTFKSECREAVRKFIALVKNWWNLPIRAFHYDNEQSAGDNVEAFLNNCGIIVSHSIVGHPEQNGPAERSGGVILEMARHLRIEGGQLPKQLWPEFVSAAAWILNRIPTYLKDEKRWIVPWEEARHEFAGDRMKKTSLANLRVYGALSYCRIRSIPCKEKTHPRAEIGFLVGYIASNIWKIWFPARGKVEVVRDAFFDESRKWKPDMQYWQDVDLPTQEPVILTEYQQLDAIRQDLSMPASVLPLEEDQNRNRTDDQHEEPVDSQKVQIPKEDEIIAQESATPEKRYEAQETMPQASPQDTLPGAFPTEEQVPLPPTPPYEALQNTLQETDLSPVTAQGVEDQLEHQTQELDNQEQTPELQVNEEEEQLSDSEQQLQQELQAPRSGDDGIDISNIISGGRRRKAREDHEYVAYATTETEDPPELLRAFAAALYTEKPIQRHRDDLPPPPENWKEMLKHPHAEGFMEACAREIHTLTEKSTFTIIEKPKDVSKQVLPLRWVFAYKFNQDGYLVKLKARICARGDLEMISPEEKRAATLAARTARMIFALVAAFNLDLRQRDAVGAFLNSKLLKEIYTQMPQGFEQPRKCWKLNRALYGLRISPKLWQQEASKVLTKLGLKVVPEDPCVFVKEGIIVFFYVDDILIANHPSVRNQARQLERDLEAHWELTDHGEAEWFLNIRILRDRQQHKLWLCQDTYISSVAMRYHLTHRAPVYTPLPVEELMPYEGTASAEDIKLYQQKVGSSQYATTITRPDAAKAAAKLSQFLMNPGPQHQNAVDRVICYLYTTRFRAIEFGIGSGLESIEFASDASYGDNPDRKSSAGYICQVYGGPVDWKASKQPTVTTSTTEAELLGLSETARSLQWWKRFVSRIQFNPDHTISIRCDNRQTVELLTSEQAKISTKLRHVDIHGHWLRQEVREGRIKVIWVPTGQMVADGLTKLLPRQKHEHFVKMLRMADISHMID; this is translated from the coding sequence ATGGAGTCAAACAGTGTGGTCTCCGCCATGAAGGGCGATAAACTGAAGGACTCTCCTcaatggagaaactggtttgcaaGAGTGAAGCTATTTGCTCGCCAGAAGAAGGTGTGGGACCTAGTAAACCCACAGATTGAGGAAGATTACCTTGAGCAGCCAATGCGCAAGCCGAAGAGGCCTCAATACCCAGAAGGTGGATCTGAGAGTGTTAAGCGTGAATGGAGAGATCGGCTTGACATCTATAAGCTTGATCTAGCGGAgtgggagcagcaggcaaagggcttggatgctgtgaacgaatggatcatcactaaccttgatccaattcaccatgcctccctgcttGACTATGAGACTCCGTATGAACGTTTGGTTTATCTCACAACTCGATTTGCCCGATCGAATGcatatgaggaagatatccgtgctcagtggaagtggttctcatcatctccgcctaGAAAGGGCGTTGACATTAATCACTGGCTAGCCGACTGGAATACTCTGAGGGAACAAGCAGTTAGTTTAGATTTGCCTGAAGTGAAGAGTGCGAACaaggatttccttcgtgcagTGAAAGACGTCTTGCCTACCTGGTGGCAGGCGAAGTATGAGTCAATCATAATGAAccatgaggattgggagactcgagatctgattgaaaacttccgagggttctaccaagagatggtgccacagaaaccaaccagtactatctcaaaagcatcattttcgacattccaggactttgaagaggcagaaacagaccagctgcagaaaccaccacagaagcaaggaaacaagCCACCGATCCCTAAGCGCTGGTGCCCCTGTGGTAACCGAGGACATAAACCCTGGCTTTGCTATATAATTAATGAAGCCATACGCCCACAGGGCTGgacggtgcagaaggcaaagaagcaaaaggtggataaggcccttaaggatgatcctcaatggaaagactggattgagacaaaagtcaaggaaaataatgagaggcagcaaaaggaagagaagcccaatgagtcagccaatagtgctctgccctcacagatatccttcttcacgTCGACAGATATAGCAGCACTTAATAGTGCTCCAGAGAGCTTCCAGGATCTTAGATCTCGATGGATCCTTGATAATGCCTCATCGATGCACGTCTGCAATGACCGAAGCAGATTTGTCACCTATACATCAACGAGTTCGAGCCTGAAGACTGGTGACTCAACCACAAGAGTAGAAGGACTTGGTACAGTGAAGCTTCAAGGTGTGGACCCGACAACTGGTAAAGAGAAAGCTATCACACTTAGCAATGCCCTCTATTCACCTGGATTCCATACCAACCTTGTGTCATATggagcattgaagaagaaaggcggccgttgggatgaggatggggattgcattCGTGACCCTAATGGTACACCAGTGGTTAGCCTTAAGCCAATCGATTCATTGAACTTGTGGGCATTTGATATACCCTATACAGCAGCAGGTCATGCACATGCAGTCCGAAAATCTGAACAGCCACTAGTGGCAGAAGCACCTGCAGAGATATGGCATCGAAGACTTGGACATGTTGCTCCACAGGTCATACAGAAAGCAGCTgatatggttgatggtgttaaaatcaaaggtgaactaccagattcgacCGCGCCAGAATCGACAGAGACAAGTATTTGTGAGGTCTGCAAGCTATCTCATGCACCAAGACAGATCTCAAGGCGTCCTATTGGACAAACATTTGGATGGTGTGGCCGAATCCATTTTGATTTGGTTCAGTTCTCACCTGGATATAATGGGCATCAGTGGATGACACACTTTTATGTTGAAGGCATCCGATTTCACTGGTTATACACTCATACATTCAAGTCTGAGTGTAGAGAAGCTGTCAGAAAATTCATTGCTTTGGTCAAGAACTGGTGGAACTTACCAATCAGAGCATTCCACTATGACAATGAGCAGTCCGCTGGAGATAATGTGGAAGCCTTTCTAAATAACTGTGGTATAATTGTTTCCCACAGTATTGTAGGGCACCCTGAACAAAATGGACCGGCTGAACGGTCAGGGGGTGTCATACTTGAAATGGCCCGACACCTGCGGATTGAGGGTGGCCAGCTACCAAAACAACTATGGCCTGAGTTTGTTAGCGCTGCAGCATGGATCCTAAACCGAATCCCCACTTatctgaaggatgagaaacgaTGGATAGTGCCCTGGGAAGAGGCACGCCATGAGTTTGCAGGAGATAGGatgaagaaaacaagcctTGCAAACCTTCGTGTGTATGGTGCTCTATCCTACTGTCGGATCAGAAGCATTCCATGCAAAGAAAAGACCCATCCAAGAGCAGAAATCGGTTTCCTTGTTGGCTATATTGCTTCAAAcatatggaagatatggttcccagccagagggaaagttgaggtcgtacgagatgctttctttgatgaatcGAGGAAGTGGAAGCCAGATATGCAGTACTGGCAAGATGTTGACCTCCCCACGCAAGAACCAGTTATTTTAACTGAGTATCAACAACTAGATGCTATTCGACAGGACCTTAGTATGCCAGCTTCAGTACTACCACTTGAGGAGGATCAGAATAGGAACCGTACAGATGACCAGCATGAAGAACCGGTTGACAGTCAGAAGGTGCAGATTccgaaggaagatgagataatAGCTCAGGAAAGTGCTACGCCGGAAAAGAGATATGAGGCTCAAGAAACCATGCCTCAAGCCTCGCCTCAAGACACCTTACCAGGAGCGTTtcccacagaagaacaggtCCCACTACCACCTACTCCACCGTACGAAGCGCTGCAAAACACGCTGCAGGAAACAGATTTGAGCCCTGTCACTGCTCAGGGGGTGGAAGACCAGCTTGAACATCAGACACAGGAGCTGGATAATCAGGAGCagacaccagagctccaagtcaatgaggaagaggaacaactcTCCGACAGTGaacaacagctacaacaaGAGTTACAAGCTCCACGCAGCGgagatgatggcattgacatatcaaatatcatcagcggtggtagaagaaggaaggccagggaggatCATGAATATGTGGCTTATGCCACTACTGAGACTGAGGACCCCCCTGAGCTATTGAGGGCATTCGCAGCTGCCTTATACACAGAAAAGCCGATCCAACGTCATCGAGATGacttgccaccaccaccagagaacTGGAAGGAGATGCTTAAGCATCCACATGCAGAGGGCTTCATGGAAGCATGTGCAAGGGAGATTCATACATTAACAGAGAAGTCAACGTTCACCATCATTGAGAAGCCAAAGGATGTTTCAAAGCAAGTCCTACCCTTACGCTGGGTTTTTGCATATAAGTTCAACCAGGATGGCTACCTTGTGAAGCTAAAGGCTCGAATTTGTGCCCGTGGAGACCTTGAGATGATCAGtcctgaagagaagagagcagctACATTAGCTGCCCGTAcagcaaggatgatctttgcCTTAGTGGCCGCATTTAATCTTGACCTCCGCCAGcgagatgctgttggtgcttttctcaacagcaagctaCTGAAGGAGATATACACACAGATGCCACAAGGTTTTGAACAGCCACGGAAGTGCTGGAAGCTCAATCGCGCACTATATGGCTTACGGATCTCACCGAAGCTATGGCAACAGGAGGCATCAAAGGTGCTCACCAAGCTAGGTCTTAAAGtcgttccagaagatccttgtGTGTTCGTGAAGGAAGgcatcattgtcttcttctatgtggatgatattcttattgcaaaccatccaagcgtacgaaatcaagcaagacaGCTTGAGAGAGACCTCGAGGCACATTGGGAACTCACCGACCATGGTGAAGCAGAGTGGTTCCTTAATATTCGGATACTGCGAGACAGACAGCAGCATAAGCTATGGCTGTGCCAGGATACATACATTAGCAGTGTCGCTATGAGATACCACCTCACACATCGCGCACCTGTCTATACGCCATTACCTGTTGAAGAGTTGATGCCATATGAAggaacagcttcagcagaagatatcaaactataccagcagaaagtaggatcatcacagtatgccaccacaatcacacgaccagatgcagccaaagcagcagccaaatTGTCTCAATTCCTTATGAATCCAGGCCCACAGCATCAGAACGCAGTTGACCGAGTGATATGTTATCTATACACAACGCGTTTTAGGGCCATTGAGTTCGGAATTGGCAGCGGATTAgagtccattgaatttgccAGCGATGCGTCATATGGGGATAATCCTGACCGGAAAAGCTCAGCAGGTTATATATGCCAGGTGTACGGAGGACCAGTGGATTGGAAAGCTTCAAAACAACCCACGGTCACCACCTCTACCACTGAAGCAGAACTGCTTGGCTTGTCAGAAACAGCACGCTCTCtccaatggtggaagcggtTCGTTTCCAGGATCCAGTTTAACCCTGATCATACAATATCGATTCGATGTGACAACAGACAGACAGTTGAGCTGTTGACCTCAGAGCAAGCCAAAATCAGTACAAAGCTTCGAcatgtcgatatccatggacactggttaaggcaggaggtcagagaGGGTCGAATCAAGGTTATATGGGTGccaacaggccagatggtggCAGATGGACTCACCAAGTTACTCCCTCGTCAGAAGCATGAGCACTTCGTTAAGATGCTCAGGATGGCTGATATAAGCCATATGATTGACTAG
- a CDS encoding tRNA-dihydrouridine(20) synthase (NAD(+)) (BUSCO:EOG092628FW;~COG:J;~EggNog:ENOG410PH64;~InterPro:IPR001269,IPR018517,IPR035587,IPR013785;~PFAM:PF01207;~go_function: GO:0003824 - catalytic activity [Evidence IEA];~go_function: GO:0017150 - tRNA dihydrouridine synthase activity [Evidence IEA];~go_function: GO:0050660 - flavin adenine dinucleotide binding [Evidence IEA];~go_process: GO:0008033 - tRNA processing [Evidence IEA];~go_process: GO:0055114 - oxidation-reduction process [Evidence IEA]) codes for MLRFLRSAMTAMTTARVPIPANGVDYRGKIVLAPMVRSGELPSRLLALKYGADLVWGPETVDRALIGTSRRVNPRNGIIEFTRGQGSIIYRIDPVREKGKLVFQIGTASPELAVEAAKLVAADVNGIDVNSGCPKPFSTSGGMGAALLRNPDKLVSILTALVDEVGKPFQIGVSVKIRILETPEETKALVSRLVKTGITGLTVHCRTTPMRPRERAIRDQLRMVADVCHEAGVACVMNGDVTTRNEGLELMKEYGVDGAMIATSAEANSSCFRPEGGLLPWKDVVHAYLRFCMETENRFGNTKYLLNMLIPSKEFHHSKSSKSYYDFCHVLGFDDLVPAALQVDEIMNLTHKSIFKNSAASQNQEPEGVDFSLPSQPTKQAVAV; via the coding sequence ATGCTTAGATTCCTTCGTTCTGCAATGACTGCAATGACTACCGCTCGCGTTCCTATTCCCGCAAATGGGGTGGACTACCGTGGCAAGATCGTCCTGGCCCCGATGGTTCGGTCTGGGGAACTGCCATCTCGTCTTCTTGCCCTGAAGTATGGCGCTGATCTCGTCTGGGGCCCCGAAACAGTCGATCGTGCGCTTATTGGCACATCTCGTCGCGTAAACCCTCGAAATGGGATCATCGAGTTCACCCGCGGTCAGGGTTCCATCATCTATCGCATTGACCCGGTTCGCGAAAAAGGCAAACTAGTCTTCCAAATTGGCACGGCGTCACCAGAACTCGCAGTGGAAGCGGCTAAACTAGTTGCAGCGGATGTGAATGGAATTGATGTTAACTCAGGGTGCCCCAAGCCGTTCAGCACAAGCGGTGGTATGGGTGCGGCTTTGCTGCGGAATCCTGATAAGCTAGTCTCTATCCTTACGGCCCTGGTTGATGAAGTTGGGAAGCCGTTCCAGATTGGGGTCTCAGTTAAGATTCGTATTCTAGAGACTCCCGAAGAGACAAAGGCACTAGTGTCACGGCTGGTCAAGACTGGGATCACAGGATTAACAGTTCATTGCCGTACAACACCAATGCGGCCCAGGGAACGGGCAATTCGCGACCAATTAAGGATGGTTGCTGATGTGTGTCATGAAGCTGGAGTTGCTTGTGTCATGAACGGTGACGTTACCACACGTAATGAAGGTCTGGAGTTGATGAAAGAGTATGGTGTAGACGGGGCCATGATCGCGACATCAGCAGAAGCCAATTCTTCGTGTTTCCGCCCTGAAGGTGGTTTGCTTCCTTGGAAAGACGTCGTCCATGCTTATTTGCGGTTCTGTATGGAGACAGAGAACCGGTTCGGCAACACAAAGTATCTCTTGAATATGCTCATCCCAAGCAAGGAATTCCACCACTCAAAGTCATCCAAGTCTTACTATGATTTTTGTCACGTACTCGGGTTTGATGACCTCGTGCCTGCTGCCCTTCAGGTTGATGAGATTATGAACCTGACACACAAGTCAATCTTCAAGAATAGTGCTGCCAGCCAGAATCAGGAGCCCGAAGGTGTGGATTTCT